The proteins below are encoded in one region of Paralysiella testudinis:
- the recD gene encoding exodeoxyribonuclease V subunit alpha codes for MPTLLPESAPITHPAALSAAAVLSAQAPAAWPQVAAYLDALFYALDNGHSFIYVSAEEAENLQQAAPIVGAAGAFAPLILQGKRLFLGRLWQLEQDIAADFWRLANAPVAPVDSAAAAACLQAWFADKDSQGQQTAAALALLQPLMLINGGPGTGKTTTVANLLALLCQNSVAANQGLPRIGLAAPTGKAAAHMAQALQLALLRLQGLPEATQTHLQALQGQTVHRLLGLYPPQLQSRFHARNPLPLDILVVDEASMLDLSLLKSLLHALRSGCRLILLGDENQLPAVGAGDVLAALAQLTRISSALAAQLAALLPQTRFDIDDAAPPLAANVATLTVSRRFDDKSGIGHLAKAVVAGQGEAALAAFTDFSPELQWMSPTQTPWPLLYQRQAAYWQAVAQQDAAAAFASLKHIMVLAAWRQDAAAFNQGYRRYLAQQGHGSEGRWFAGQVLMVTQNDYGTALYNGDIGIVLPQGEGLAAYFSDGERCRHISLSRLPEHDTAFAITVHKSQGSEYDEVWLLPPSGSEDAAALFDRALLYTAITRARNHFVFWGEPAQLQAAIARNSPRRSGLRLALAHCAAQAPSL; via the coding sequence ATGCCAACCTTGCTACCCGAATCCGCCCCCATCACCCATCCGGCTGCTTTAAGCGCGGCCGCGGTCTTGTCGGCACAGGCGCCGGCGGCGTGGCCGCAGGTGGCGGCTTATTTAGACGCTTTGTTTTATGCGCTGGACAACGGCCACAGCTTTATTTACGTGAGCGCCGAAGAAGCGGAAAACCTACAACAAGCTGCGCCGATTGTGGGCGCCGCCGGGGCATTTGCACCGCTGATTTTGCAGGGTAAACGGCTGTTTTTGGGGCGGCTATGGCAGCTGGAGCAAGACATTGCCGCCGATTTTTGGCGTTTGGCCAATGCCCCTGTTGCGCCGGTAGACAGCGCTGCCGCGGCCGCCTGTTTGCAAGCCTGGTTTGCCGATAAAGACAGCCAAGGGCAGCAAACCGCCGCCGCGCTGGCTTTGCTGCAGCCTTTAATGCTGATTAACGGCGGCCCCGGCACCGGCAAAACCACCACCGTGGCCAATCTGTTGGCCTTGCTGTGCCAAAACAGCGTGGCGGCAAATCAGGGCTTGCCGCGCATCGGCTTGGCCGCACCCACCGGCAAGGCGGCGGCGCATATGGCACAGGCGCTGCAATTGGCCTTATTGCGGCTTCAGGGGCTACCTGAAGCCACGCAAACCCATTTGCAAGCCTTGCAAGGGCAAACCGTACACCGCTTGCTCGGCCTGTATCCGCCGCAGCTGCAAAGCCGTTTTCACGCCCGCAATCCGCTGCCGCTGGATATTTTGGTGGTCGACGAAGCCTCGATGCTGGATTTATCCTTGCTCAAAAGCTTGTTGCATGCTTTGCGCAGCGGCTGCCGCCTGATTTTGCTGGGCGACGAAAACCAACTGCCCGCCGTGGGCGCCGGCGATGTGTTGGCAGCGCTGGCACAGCTCACCCGCATCAGCAGCGCACTGGCGGCGCAGCTGGCGGCATTGTTGCCGCAAACCCGGTTTGATATCGACGATGCCGCCCCGCCTTTGGCCGCCAATGTGGCCACGCTCACGGTAAGCCGCCGTTTTGATGATAAAAGCGGTATCGGCCATTTGGCCAAAGCGGTGGTGGCCGGGCAAGGCGAAGCCGCATTGGCGGCCTTTACCGATTTTTCACCAGAATTGCAGTGGATGAGCCCCACCCAAACGCCGTGGCCTTTGCTGTATCAGCGCCAAGCGGCTTATTGGCAGGCGGTGGCGCAACAAGATGCCGCAGCGGCGTTTGCGTCCTTAAAACACATCATGGTATTGGCGGCGTGGCGACAGGATGCGGCGGCGTTTAACCAAGGCTACCGCCGCTATTTGGCGCAGCAAGGGCACGGCAGCGAAGGGCGCTGGTTTGCCGGCCAAGTGCTGATGGTGACCCAAAACGATTACGGCACGGCACTTTACAACGGCGATATCGGCATCGTATTGCCGCAAGGCGAAGGCTTGGCGGCGTATTTCAGCGATGGCGAGCGCTGCCGCCACATCAGCCTAAGCCGCCTGCCCGAACACGACACCGCCTTTGCCATTACCGTGCACAAAAGCCAAGGCTCGGAATACGATGAAGTATGGCTGCTGCCGCCTTCAGGCAGCGAAGACGCCGCCGCCTTATTCGACCGCGCCTTGCTCTACACCGCCATCACCCGCGCCCGCAATCACTTCGTGTTTTGGGGCGAGCCGGCGCAATTGCAAGCCGCCATCGCCCGCAACAGCCCGCGCCGCAGCGGCTTGCGCTTGGCATTGGCCCATTGTGCGGCTCAAGCGCCATCGCTTTAA
- a CDS encoding YchJ family protein encodes MNSPGLANALAQPCPCGTGASLADCCAPLHQDTRLPENAEALMRSRYTAYVLGKIDYIVASTVPAQQPLLDVAAIEQWSHHTAWADLTVHQHRPRIGKHHAQVHFSATFDTAQGRQQHDEHSAFVCINGRWYFIDPTVALPGLKQPCICGSGKKFKHCCAAVLV; translated from the coding sequence ATGAATTCCCCGGGTTTGGCCAATGCCTTAGCACAGCCCTGCCCGTGCGGTACCGGCGCAAGCCTGGCCGATTGCTGTGCGCCGCTGCATCAAGACACAAGGCTGCCTGAAAACGCCGAAGCGCTGATGCGCTCACGCTATACGGCTTATGTATTGGGAAAAATCGATTATATTGTGGCCAGCACCGTACCTGCGCAACAGCCTTTACTCGATGTGGCCGCCATCGAACAATGGAGCCATCACACCGCATGGGCCGATCTAACCGTACACCAACACCGGCCACGCATAGGCAAACACCATGCCCAAGTGCATTTTTCTGCCACATTTGACACCGCACAAGGGCGGCAGCAGCATGATGAGCACTCGGCTTTTGTGTGTATTAACGGGCGCTGGTATTTTATCGACCCCACCGTAGCGCTGCCGGGTTTGAAACAACCCTGTATCTGCGGCTCGGGCAAGAAATTCAAACATTGCTGCGCGGCGGTTTTGGTTTGA
- a CDS encoding radical SAM protein — protein MHFYPINYIEPVFRPPSEAKSLILPVTNGCSWNQCTFCEMYTAPQKKFRPFKQEDIEANLARIAASGQPVRRVFLADGDAITLSTRRLLAILAAIKQYLPQVERVSAYCLPRNVANKSVAELRELAEAGLKMVYVGCESGDDTVLQRVNKGETFASSAAALQKLGEAGITRSVMILTGLGGTELSQQHAVNSARLMNQTQPEYVSTLVVSFPLGQTRLQAGFPGFTLPDTIGLLQELACFIAHLQLHNTVFRSDHASNYLVLKGRMNRDKETLLAKIHAAIARPNEAGLRSEWQRGL, from the coding sequence ATGCATTTCTACCCCATCAACTATATCGAGCCGGTATTCCGCCCGCCCAGCGAAGCCAAATCGCTGATTTTGCCGGTCACCAACGGCTGCTCGTGGAACCAGTGCACTTTTTGCGAAATGTACACCGCCCCGCAAAAAAAATTCCGCCCCTTTAAGCAAGAAGACATCGAAGCCAATCTGGCCAGAATAGCCGCCAGCGGCCAGCCGGTGCGGCGGGTGTTTTTGGCCGATGGCGATGCCATCACCCTGTCCACCCGCCGCTTATTGGCCATTCTGGCCGCCATCAAACAATATTTGCCGCAAGTGGAGCGGGTATCGGCCTATTGCCTGCCGCGCAATGTGGCCAATAAATCGGTGGCCGAATTGCGCGAATTGGCCGAGGCCGGTTTGAAAATGGTGTATGTGGGCTGCGAATCGGGCGACGACACCGTATTGCAGCGGGTAAACAAAGGCGAAACCTTTGCCTCTTCCGCCGCCGCGCTGCAAAAGCTGGGCGAAGCCGGTATTACCCGTTCGGTGATGATACTCACCGGCTTGGGCGGCACCGAATTAAGCCAACAGCACGCCGTGAACTCCGCGCGGCTGATGAACCAAACCCAGCCCGAATACGTGTCTACCCTAGTGGTAAGCTTTCCCTTAGGGCAAACGCGCCTGCAAGCCGGTTTCCCCGGCTTTACCCTGCCCGACACCATTGGCCTATTGCAAGAGCTGGCCTGCTTTATTGCGCACTTGCAACTGCACAACACCGTGTTTCGCAGCGACCATGCCTCCAATTATCTGGTGCTCAAAGGGCGCATGAACCGCGATAAAGAAACCTTGCTGGCCAAAATCCACGCCGCCATCGCTCGCCCGAACGAAGCGGGCTTGCGATCAGAATGGCAGCGCGGCTTATGA